In Chelonoidis abingdonii isolate Lonesome George chromosome 9, CheloAbing_2.0, whole genome shotgun sequence, the genomic window cATTGGAGGAAATCACAACCCCCCCTCTGTCTAATATTAATGTAGCTAGTATTGACCCTTTTCTTCtaattattagtcaacaaatatatgcagccatctGCTCAatgttacatcataggcaactgaagagcaaatgAGGGCTAGGgactcaaactcacaatttatactgGCTACTGACAATCTCCGAAAAGGTCAGTAgaaaacagttcatggagcacattttgataggaatttttctcagtccaaaaatttagaccagttctgatcactaaagcaccataaggCCATACAGTCTTTTACAATAaagctcctttacaccactctgacaatgtaaaggagccttgaaatttttacacccattttatactcctgggggaattcactaaGAACAATGGGAAAAATTCACTAAGCAGGTAGGCTACTACACTTTCCTCTGCCTGAGGGAacaggccctgccccatgcccatctcttcagaaacaccccaaagccctgcccctccacactgAGTGTGCTGCAATAGCACGCAagcaagagggacagagtgtctctctctctctctctcacacacacacatgactaCCCAGCCCTACCCCCTGCACCCAGGTGGTTATTTATGTGTCtactggctgctctgggtgcccaaaCCAACCTGTCTGCACTGCCAGGGAGTGGGCACATGACCGCTCttgcggcttccctttgcttccccatcagaagtcatttttctttgggtaagcaaagaaatctgcgggggccATGAATTCTACGCATGCGctgtgatgcagaattcccccaggaataaataATAGGCTTCCATTCAACATGACATTCATAATGAGTTTTAAATAGGATTGAAATAAGGATCAAATAGAATGAGTACCTGCGATGGTATTAATGGAATCCATTAGTTGTTGAACATCAGAAAAATCTATGACTCTGTCTTCAAAGTCTGGCGATGTTGAAAGCACTAAAtccatatctttttttaaaaattctctcagCCTGTAAGTGTAAAAGAGCCTGATTCCTATAAGATGATAGTACTATCCTCTCTGAGAGATCTTTCAGGCTACAACATCAGGGTTAACAAGAAGATAGAACTCTTTATTTTGCCATTCATAAAGAAGCTGTCTTATCTGATACACTAAAAAGAGAGCAAAGTCCTTTCTTAAACAATGGCTAGATGGTTGCACAAGACATACCTTGGCTTCCATTTGTCACTTGCTCACATCATGTACTCAGAAATGTATTCTCAGATCTGCATAAGATTCGTGCTCACATTTTGTTATATCCAAATTGGGCCAAATCCCTGCTGCTAGTTCTTACTGTCCATCCCCTTGTCATTCTTGGTCTTGCACTGGTTTGGCTGGCATGCTAGATAGGGTGGTCCCATTAAGCAGGTGACCGAGAACATTTTCCCCTAAAGCTCTAATTCTGAAGGAACAAGCTGTTGCTTCCAAAAACTGCATTCTtgtttattattcatattacagtAGCCAGGTCAGGGCCTCAGTGGACTAGGTGCTAtatggtagttaaaaagacaaagCCAACCCTTTTTTCTTCTACTTGTTTTTATGATGGACTGAAGTGaattaaaacatacattttgcaatTGATTTGGCATATCCCAGGGCTCTTTTCTGAGCATTACTATATTTCATGTTATCAGTTTTGAGCACCCCTGGCTGCATTTACTAAACCTCCTTATTAATGTATAAATAAGCTTGTTACTAAACTGTGTATTTAGAGAGCCCAGATGAGGCAGATTTTGTATCCAGAGGATTTCTTTAAGACTTGAGCAATCCTGTTTTTCAGTCACTGCAATCAGTTTTCTATCACTAAATCAAAGTGACACTGATTTAGTTACGCTCTGTCTCTTATATATGTGCTTTATTCAATTAGTTCAGAATCAGTTTCAAGCTGTTGAACTTGTTTTGGAGACTTTTCCAGCCGCAGTTTAAACTAGAATGATGAAAGATTCATAGAGCTCTAACTCCTAGCTTCAGTAACATTCGGAGCACCCCATCAAAGATAGAACATTGTCACAAAATCAGTAAATACTTGAGAACACAGGCTGCCCAACATTAGCGTTTTCAGACGATTATTTTGGATGAGAAGGagtgaaaagcaaaacaaaatactatTGATATTACCTGTCCACCACGGGTACTGCAGcctataaaaagagagagagaaaaaagatagCAAGTCTTCCATGTACACAGGAGCAATTTAGCTTATTAACCCAAAAGCAGATTATACAAGATCAGATTTGTCTGACTGGTTTTGTTCTGAATGCTGCCACACAGAGCTAAAGAGCTTGTTTTCTCATAACACTTCCGATACCAAGAATGAAGCTCAGGCTTACTCTTATTTTCAGCTGACCAGATACTGAGCTAAATTGCAGTAGGATTGCATGGGATGTAAATCAGCACCAACCAACCTCTGTTCCCACAACTAGCTTCTACTAAATCAAGAGTGCAAAGACTTGCTATCATGCCCACAGATTGGCTCTAGCAGGAACAAGCAGCATCTCTGAGGCGAAAGGAAAATCTGTGGAGAGATCTGGATGTCCTTTGCAGATATGAAGGGAAGATACATTTGTTGAACGatctgtttccttttctcttaGAAATTACaatgccccccactccctgtgatGGACACTTATTTGATGGAGACTGAGCACCACCCATTAATATAAAACAAAGCTGCCCAAACTTTGCCTAACTTAGGGCAGGCTGGTAATTTTCCAGGCGGCTGAGGGCCACCCTGATTTGAATTCAGGGAGGCAGGCTGTGGCCATTCTCATCTATAATATAGAGATGCAGCTCATGGAGAGTCCAGGTCACAGCATGTGCTGCTCCATCTCAACCTGAGCAGCATGCTTGAATCTGTTGGCTGCACGAGCTTGGGATCAACATCCATTTCCTCCCCTCCGTGCTGCATGAGGGGAGCATTCTGACCTCAGAAGAGATTGAAAAAATGGCTACTAGGGCTAATGCAATACTGCTTTGGGCTATTCCCAATGAGGCAGCAGAAAAGGGGAATGTCAGAGCATGAAAAGCACTCAATAGGCCAAATCAAAATGATCAAAATAGAAAAGATCCGGGGGGGgcgggataactcagtggtttgagcattggcctgcaaaacccggagttgtgagctcaatccttgagagcaGGATTTGAGGATTgtgttggggattggtccccctttgagcagggggttagactagatgacctcctgagatcccttccaactctaatattctaggTTAGACTTCAAGTGATATAGAGTGTTATGTTATATTTTGCAATGTCCAGTTCTGaagttgctgctgctgtgctaCAGAATTGCTCCCTAGTCCTCCCAACAGCCCACACACGCCAATCATAGAACAGTTCAAGTTAGAGTGATCACTCATCGACTTTGAAAATTCCTGTTATCTTCCCAGAGAAGGGACGCCtgtcaaagaaaaatatttctctaagTTGCTTCAACGGCAGGTTTCATTAATGGTTTTCCAGGAGTCCCTCGTGTGTGCAGTTGGGGCCTCCAATTTAACTGCATGTTTGAATTTCCTGGCAAAATGAGCAAAACAAAGTGATGGCAAACAACATCCTACTGAAACATTAATCTGCCTCTGTGAGCCCAAACTAGAGCTAGAAAGCTAAGACTGCATGCGGCAATGAACACTGCTAAGCACTTCAAATGTTTCTTACGTAGTTAGACCTGGAGAACAAACAGTATTTTCCAAGTCAGAATGACACACATGAATCATTGAATTTACCAGTGACAAACCTCTGCTGATGAATGTTAGTAATGTTGAACTTCTTATGATTGAGTTAGTACCATGTGCAAAGCACCTGGAGCACTGACATCATCATAAACCTAGCAGGTAGAGCGCATGACCAGCTTTGAATGTTCTATGGAAAGTCCATCACTCATGATCTTAATGCTGGATCCTTCTACTCTTGACTGGGCAGAATTGTGAGGAAATAGACCATGCTTAAGAGGTCTTGCCAGTTTAATTACTTTACCTTTATGAAATCAGCTTTCTCCTTGTCCTTGCACAGCTCTTGAATTGTTTCCATCAGCTCCTTACAGGTGTCAAGATTTTCTCCACAACTGACCAGTTGCCCATACAAGGCTTCTagcttctgtttcttctcttccccaaGGCCTTCAACCTTTTCTTCATATCTCTGAGTTAGGGTTTGCATCACTTCATTGTAATGCATCTCGAAGTTCTGCTCTTGGCGCCCAAAATTCTCCTGGAAGGCATTTGGGTTTTAATTCATTCatcaaagcccactgaggtcagtaaGAAGAAAAATCTTACTGATATCAAATCAAGGTGATTGTTACAACGAAGACAATCTTGTTACATATAAATAGTTACTAGACTCTGTAATATTATCATTAGATTATAAATAATGACCATATTTTATAACCATTTATTAagctccctcaccccccacaaaAGCATTGGGGATGCTGTACATTCATTCCAGATATAATACAAACCTAGCAAAGTGTAATAAAACAATAGTGTGAGGAATAAAACCAGCCTCTAAACTAAAATCTAGAAAAACGAATAGGTGCACATTCCAGTTACAATAAGTAGGTGTTTCCACCTATATATTTGCAGTGGGGGTAACCATAGCACCCCATTGGGGATCCATGCATTCACTCTTGGGGAGCTGAGCAGCTAATGCTTATATCCTCACACTCCCAAAGTGAGGGGTCCAGTGGGAGGGAAGATTTAAGTGCAAATCTGGGCTTCCTGGCTAGCAGCTTTTTACTGTTCAGGCAGCACGGCCTGGCTGTAGCCACTGGCCGCTACCTTGTGCTACTGCAACCTCCTTCCACTCAGATTTTCCACTATCGGGGCCAGGCACCCTGGGATGAGCTGGAATAAGCTAAGATTGAATCTAGCCCTTGATATACTGCAGTGCATTGTATCATGTTACATTTTGTGCACGGTAACCATGGCCTCTATTGCTGTAATTACTCATCCTGTATAAAAGTGAACACTGCAGTCTTGTCAAAGCAGCTGTGTACTCAGCTGGTCCCACATTGCGGAGTTAATCAGTGCGCAAACTGCTTACCTCTACAGTAATGAAAATTTCCTCCAAGTGACCGGCAAAGTTTTCCATTTCAGTAACCTGTTCTTCTAATTTACACATGTTTTTCTGAATCTCTTCCTACCAAACACAGCATCATTATTAATAGGCTTGAACACTGTTTAACAAATATGCAGAATAATGGAAGAGACCCCGTGGGTTATTCTTACCTTTGCACTTTCCACTGCATTGGCAAGCTGGGTCACCTCATGGTCCTTATGATCACCAAACAATTTGTCAAAGGCTCGAATTGGAATCTTGCAAGTAGCACAATAAATATCAGCAGCTTCCTCTTCACTGTTTGGTTGAATACTCTGCTCAGCTTGCCTGTCATCACTCCTAAGCTCTTCTTTGGAACTTGCATGATTATGCAACTCATCATATGCTTTCGCATTGTGTAGGTGTTGAGATTCATCTTGAGAATCCTTGCCAGGAAGTTCCTGTTCCTCTGTGGTTTCCATGTGTTCTTTACGCTGAGAGCCGTTTACTGGTGAACTGCTCTTTGGTGCATTATATATGGAGCCATATGATCCTGTGGCTACATCTTCCTTGAGAGCTGGTGTCTCTTTGCTCTCTAAAATCCCAGCTGTTGCTATATTCCCACCAAGAAGTTTCTGATCTATTTCTTTATCCTCATCAAGTCCATATAGTTTTGTTAGTTCATCAACTTCCTTTTCCAAGTCATATGCACTTCGGTCAGAACTGCAAAAATCTTCCCCGGGCTCTGTTGACTCTTTACTGGTTTCACCTAGAGCCCCATCTTCTCTTCCAGCTGGCTCTTCAGGAAAGATTTCTAATCTTCCCTTTGATTCATAGAGATCCATGTGATAAAAAGTTAAGCCTTCAGGCTCATTTTCATTAGATTCTGGAAACATCATGGATGCTGATGGATCAGTGGCTGGATCTAAAGCTGCTGTATCACTACTGAAAACAAATTCATTCTCCATTGCAGTGGCAGGGCTGAATGCCAGCGGTACTGTATCCCCAATAAGGCCTTCCAGATGACCAGATGAAATGTGTTTTAGTCCttcagaataaaaagaaaagaattagcTGTGTGTTTGCTTTAAAACGCACAGACGGAAGAGGTTGTGTTTAGGACTGCCGTTGATCTGGACCTAGGCCCTGGCTGGAAAATACCAGAGTTAATAGATGGATTTCCCAACAGGGCTCTGCTTTTGTCAATGGATCTGCCATGGCTCATCCAAAACACACCTAAGGCCTCTTGTGAGCATGGAGACAGAAAGATAAAACGGAGACTGATGTTCTGCAGAAGTGGCTAGTGGAAACCAGAGTTTCCACTAGAACAGGGGGAAGAACAGCCTAGTCAACGTGACATGCAGGAGTGACACAATACAAACATCTTAAAAAGCAGTTTTGTCACATCCTTCTGTTATTATATTGGATAATGGTAAAGTGTCAATTGCCAGGTAGGGCCAATACCAGCGACTAAACTGGGGGACCTCCAGAGCAAAAAGTGTAACTCTACAGTTAGTGCTAATGAACCAAGGTGGCAATCAGAGAACTGCAACGCATGCTCAGTCGACTTCTGAGATTTTAACAACTAAATGCCCATCTGCACTGAGACTGAGAGAAATTTCCCTGCAATTGAAGCTGTGGGCTGCTGTGAAGCATGCCAGCACTATGCCCTGGAACTgagtgcagggagggagcctgtctctccttGCTCTCAGTGACCCcgtgctgggcccaggcagcccaAAGGAGAAAACTGCCTGAACCAAATGCAGAGAGGACAAAAGATGGACCTGCGAGGATGAAGGAAGGAGTAGATTTGTGCAAAGAGACTGGGAttggctgagcaaggagactggacTGGGAGCCATGGAGGGAAGCCACGGGGGGACTATGAGCCAGTAGTTGGGAGTGGGAGGTGAAAACTGAGTTCAGATGAGGTGCctgaggagactgggactagctAGGCAAGAAGACTGAGACTGAGAATCTGTGGGACAACGGGAAAGaactgaagaggaagaagagaagaagagaCTCCTAATAAGGAGTCAAAGTGCAATGGGAAAACTGGGCCTGgatgggcaaagagactgggtcAAAGAGCTAGAGGTTACACACTGAAATTGGACAAGGAGCCTGGGGATCGATCTTGGAACTGGGAACCAGTGCAGCTAAAGAATGTGAGCAGGTGGTGGGACGactggaggccagggtggtgaaGAGAGACAGATTGTGTGAAGAACCAGAAAGGGAGacctgggatgagaagcctgtgGCGTGGAACTGTCTAGGTAGAGGAAAGACAGGCTTGGGACAGAGACTGCCGAAGGAGACTGAGTAGAAGGGGGTTGTGTTTGGAGAAAATGGGGAAAGAGTGTCTCACCCACCTCTAATGCTGGTCCACCCAGAGgatgatttttgagtgcttgactttacaaccttcataatgttcttttaatataggagttttggggtggggggttgggagaaTTGCATGTAATTTAAGTATAATTTTCTAAATACATATGTATAGATTCCTACATATGTATGTAACTATTTCTGTATCTATAGACTTATAGAGGCAAGGAGACAACCAATTACTGACGGTGGAATTTACATGCCATTCATCATGGCATAAAGCATCCTGTTTTACTGAAGTAATGCACTCCACCTCACACACTCCTACTGTGTTTTGCCAAAGTCCTCTCATCGTTTATTGAACAGTCCCCACCCCTGGTCTTCTAGCAAACCTGGAGCTGACATCATAATAAGAATTTATGTTAATATTCAGAGAACATTTGGTGTGCTCTGTCAGGTTTGAAAATTCACTATAACGCCATGCAGCTCATCAGTACTAATAAGATCATGGCCATGGAGAGCATAAATACATTTCGTTTTGTCTCCAGCAGTTTATTGCTATGGTTGAAGAGTTCATAGAAGTATTTCAAGTGTTAGTTTAAACATTTCCATTGCATGTTAATGAACATATATCACAGTTACATCTAATCACACCTCAGCTGGGCATTTTAAGGCTTCTAAAATGACAATGTGAGTTTCTTCCTCTCACAGAAAGAATCAAAACTGTCAGTCATCATCAAGCTTATTGAATCCATTTAGAAGCTGTAGCTGTAGCCTTTGGAAGGTTTCCAAATTGCCATTCAAAGCTCTTACAGTTTCCATTAGCTCCTATCCcttcacatttttttctgtgattttattGATTTCCTGGCAGTTAATTGGCTAACAATGTTTTATTAAgactttttttctctatttttgtgAGAGAttaaatttttccttttaaaacatgtATCATGGAATAACAGCCAATTTCCAGCAATATGATTAGTTCACTGGGATCTTGGCTTAATAGATGTCAAATATTACTATCACTTTAGAGGTGAACTGGTGAGAATTTTGGTGGAAAACATTCCATTCTCCAGAGTTACgttggtgtaactgagaacacAGTCTAACCTCTGCTTTTATATACAAACACAGTCACTGAAgatatgaaagttgaacttagacTTAACACATTTCACTGTACCTAAAAATATTGATAAAGGCAGACCATATTATATATGCCACAGGCAATACAATAAATCACATTTATATCTTGGGTGTCAtgcaatattaaaatatatattgaaaaaaaGTCTAACTCTTGCAAAGATTTTTTATAATTTAACAACCAAACATTCCGTTTTACAAACTATAAATTATCTGCTACTAAAGTCAAAACTGAAATAGCAAGTATTTTGCCTAGCATGCTGTAATTCAATtacatacattaaaaacaagTGTAATTAAAAGTGTCTGGAACTCTCCTGCCAAAAAACTTTCTGGATTATGTGGTTTGCTCAATTTACAAACATAGATACAGTTATAATGCAGTATGTTTAAAGTCCTGGAGGTTCAACAATACAAAACACATAAGAAAAGATGAACTTTTACTACCTAAAAACTTGCCTTCTTATCTTAAGAATCCATAAATTCTTCTTATAACCGAGATGAACCAAACTTCGCATCTATTTTTCCTAGCAAAAATTTATTCGCATGAAGGTAATTCCCTGCCAGCTTCCTGTGACTGCAGCTGGAAGATGTATTAAAGTAATTCTAGACCGTTTCTCAAATGACATGTCAGCTATGAGCAAGAGTGACAAATTTAGATCTGTCCCAGCTGTCATTCAGCTGCACACTACATAAGTGTCACCAGGAAGAATGTCATACACTGAAAAAATGACTCCAAAAGTTTTGTGCGGTTCCCAGGCTTGAAGTACTTTAAACAATTATGCAATGTTCCCTTAAAAATAGAGAACTCTGCTGATATTATTAAAAGTGTCTGCGGTGTCTGTCAGTGAACCTAGACATGTTTTACAGAGTAGTGAGTCAAGAGTAAGTAACATTTCTTATACCTTATGTAGGGAGCATATATtctgtctctcacacagacacacacacacacgcatgcactgACCTACTTAAGTTTAAATATCTGTTAGCTTCTTTATAAAAGTTTAAATGGCACAGTCCTGCTCCACTTCAGTCAGTAGAAGTATtgctatttatttcaatgggaagcCAAGATCAGATCCTAGAAAACATTATGGTACAAGTAATTAATTTGTAtatatgttttaaatacatttatttctgttaATACTGTACCAATACGTATTGTACCAATACATACAGACTATCTGGAGGCTGAAAATGGCAGAGAAAACAGCTGCTGGCGAGGTAAGTGGAGTGCACTGGCTTATCTGATCAAAGAACAGCCCCTACATTATTAATAATGATGATTAGAAATTATTTAGATTGCAGTAGCCCTTGTGACTTATGTGTCCAAACAAATCAACTGAAACTGAAATATGTAATACTCTCTAGCTTGCAGACAAGCTACAGAGCAAGCATTAATTGCAGAAGTtcttgaatgccttacaaattATTCACCCATTTCCTCTCTTGTATACGCCTGGAGTGACTGGCatagttttgtttaaaagaacAGTGCAGTTATTACAGCCTCAGAAATATCTATTTTGTGTTTCACTGGCCACACAGGCCCAGCAAGGAAAATTCtccactttattttttgtttcttcctctcattttttctctctcctgctgttcgTCCACTAAGTGATGAATTATGAACTAACTACCAATGTGGCCAGGCTCATTC contains:
- the FSD2 gene encoding fibronectin type III and SPRY domain-containing protein 2, yielding MENEFVFSSDTAALDPATDPSASMMFPESNENEPEGLTFYHMDLYESKGRLEIFPEEPAGREDGALGETSKESTEPGEDFCSSDRSAYDLEKEVDELTKLYGLDEDKEIDQKLLGGNIATAGILESKETPALKEDVATGSYGSIYNAPKSSSPVNGSQRKEHMETTEEQELPGKDSQDESQHLHNAKAYDELHNHASSKEELRSDDRQAEQSIQPNSEEEAADIYCATCKIPIRAFDKLFGDHKDHEVTQLANAVESAKEEIQKNMCKLEEQVTEMENFAGHLEEIFITVEENFGRQEQNFEMHYNEVMQTLTQRYEEKVEGLGEEKKQKLEALYGQLVSCGENLDTCKELMETIQELCKDKEKADFIKAAVPVVDRLREFLKKDMDLVLSTSPDFEDRVIDFSDVQQLMDSINTIAAPSAPVINPQAPNSATGTSVRVCWGLFSDDTVEFYQLYYKQVSDDTPSEAQAELMLKVKEAYCTVTKLMPNTQYEFWVSALNTAGVSPVSERAVYVTAPSPPIIKRKESRSCENAALVCWESGNMNPVDSYTVELSKLTNGENGDIITESIVGIPNCEALIQLEPGQSYVISVRAVNMGGPSERSEPVSIHTTGTYFYLNEDTAHPLLSVLEDGLTIACSEIENLECDLSFRDNGFTRCIAILGTMIPFQGKHYWEVEVDENMEYRVGVAFENTHRHGYLGANSSSWCMRHIVTPARHKYEFLHSGTTPDIRITIPPKRIGILLDYNNWKLSFFNLDIAQHLYTFNSHFQHYVHPCFALEKPGVLRIHNGIAMPTSITLL